From the Musa acuminata AAA Group cultivar baxijiao chromosome BXJ3-1, Cavendish_Baxijiao_AAA, whole genome shotgun sequence genome, the window cttaggttttaCAAAGTCAATCTACtatgtgttaatattaacattgaccatattagattcataacatatcaacgaggttggtttacctttcttttcaagctatTATTGAAATTttgtgcattccttcttcatatGTCCCTTCTTTTTATAGAGGAAACACTTTGATTCTTTCTTGATATCTGCTCGACATGGCAATTTACCTCTTCCCTACTTATTActtttttgattggcttgattttTGTTAGTTTTATTCTTTCAGCTAGTGGTTATAACCAATGCACTCTCGCTCTATCTCtagcattttttcttcttgaacacacatgattattaatttattgattgatcatttatttttatgtgtattgtatgaaatcttaaaagaCCCATATTAACTTGGAAGGGTGTTTAGAATGTAGTGCACTAAGAAAGATTCTGTTATgtcaacctcaagtttcttaagttgagccgtaatatcttACATTTGTATtatatgctcacgcacaccctttatgttgatgaGTATGAGggatgagaattttattattagggtacttgctaATGTCTTTTCCAAAGTAACAAATTGCTCGTCGATAGCTTATAACAAGTCTTAGACTTTTTTATGATAGTCAATAGAACCACGTATCAATTTAGTTATTTTAGTCTTGGTTAACATcatgctgagccgattggatcactTCCATCGCTCATATAATGTGACCTTAGATGGAGTGTTAGTATtaatgactataggtggttcatcCTTCCTAATaatataatcaatatccatccaccataAATGGAGGGAAATCCTCTCCTATATCTTATAATTATCACCCTTGAGTTCGGAAATGCCACATCAGATATCAAAGAAATTAACAGTTTAAGAAATTACATAAAATCAAAAATGTTTATATCAAATTTAAGGCTTAATAgtctaaattatatattttacccTAAAATATGCCAAAAAATGAATCTCATTATATAAAAAATTGTTTGTTGgctaatttttttaattcaaatatattcaaatatattccaattcataatccctctagataaattatgaaaatgatattatattttatcctgattaattatatgaatataataaaagatcctatgggataataattattatattaaatataattagtcATAATATTATGTTTAATTTCTTATGTGATcctcattttaactttatatataattttaattaattaaggatgctatggctaatatctaattaattaagattatatgaatTAGTAGACATTTTGAATAtataaaattgacttataagcATGAATTAAGATAACCAAATATTCATATAGaatatgagcattttatcgaTAATGAATGTTTTATTTCACTAAAAATACTGAAAATCTTatatcatcattattttcaacaccAAATGTATCAAAATGTTTCGAAAGAGAAACTAAAATCAAGTCATATTCATggtatacaaatgaaaataattttcatatgaaGGTTTGAGGTTAATCATATGATACTAAATGTAAGAAAATTTAAAACGAAAAATGTGTTTCTGAACCACTATAACAGAAACACAAGAAATTAATGCGGAAACAAAAATTACATACCTCTAGCTATTATTATCGAGAATTTTAACAATGGTTTCTCTTAGTATTTTAGCACTTCTCAGCTTGAAACTTTTGTTGTAGATAGTGTATGAAATCCTTAAGACTTGAGAGAGAGATTGAGCCCAAGGACTAAAACCCTCATGTATATAGATATTCtctcatcaagaacatttattatcatcaacttcgtaacattcaagaattaattcaaatttataatatttagactatactaaattttttttaatgataataaataaaatatttaataataatggttatattcataaatgaaaaactaaaatatttagactataataaatgaaaaaattgaTGATAATGAATGGTAAACTTAACGAGAATGGTTACATTTCTCACGTCACTTGTGAGACGACGAAATAGTTACAAGAGGAAGAGACAATGAGAGAGTGAGGACGTAGATGAGAAGGGAATCAAAATAACTCAAACTGTTGCCATTCCCAATATCCTCGTTAAGTTACAGTCCGTAGGAATAGATGTTACTGAACTTATGCAAATTTAGTGTCTCGGAAGACCAAGATTGATGATAAACCGTGACTCAAAGATGCTCCAAGGATCTCctatgagtgagagagagagagagagagagagagagagagagagacttatgCATATTTAGTGCATATTTGGTGTCGCGGGGGACAAGATTGATGATGAACAGTGACTTGAAGATGCTCCAAGGATCTTCTACGagagagatagatagagagagagagagagagaggggttgaaTTGAAGACCATTCTCTCATATATTGGGTTCAATGGCCACAAAATTGCGTGCCCAAGTTGCGATGGACTTAAGAGGAACTGTGAACTTGTAGTCCTCCGTTGAATGGTGGTGGTATGATCATAGCCCAAAGGTGGCTCTTGGATGCTGCTTCAACTATACTGGTGAGATGACAAACTAGTCGGATGCTGTTTTAGAATTATtggaataaatttataattaaacttattctTACTTATCATGAATGACAAAGATTAGCATCATGAAAATAGTTCTTTTGTCATTTTATAATGATAGAGTCTGTGCATGTTGACTACTGGTAAAAGTCTCGTGCACTagattatttttttgttattcatTTCAAATCGAAAGATGTGTTATGAGGATAGCTTTTCCCTATGCTTGGACTTGGAACTTTAGAACAGACATTTCACGAGGATAATTAATTATCTATCACCACCACCCCTGTCAACTATTCTATGAGATGCAAAGATGGAAGAACGAGGACAGTTATGTTCTTGCTTTGAACTTTATGGCAACCATAAAACAACATGATTGACATAAGTACCAAACAGATTCACCATGTCGACTATTATATGACATGCTAAGAAGATGCTTGGATAGGTTATAGTTAATGGCAATTAGCCAAGTTGTATGCATAAGATAACCTCAAGAGAGCTAATTATGTAAATTCATCTtttctagcaataattttaaataggtTAATGTTTTTATCTAATAAAATCATTTtatccttaatttttttttacattatgTTATTATTTTGTTCATGCTCATAATCAAGATCTACATGATacatttgatgatgatgatgatgatgatgatgatataagtTATGAGGAAAGATGATGATCATGAGCACAATGATGATAGTTGTGATAAAGCATGGATGATGGGAATGAGTATGATCCCAAATATCAGTGAAGTGGTGGAGGAGAACATGATACTAAAAATCAAGTGGAGAAGAATCTGAAGAACACATCAAAACTTAgaccaaaatattatataataataataataataatcccatAATAGAATAGTATTATAAACATGAAAACTTGAGTTGATGGGACCTTCAAACTTTACAGCCACTTGGGATGTAAGAAAGAACATGGCCATCTTGTGCAAAGTCTTTGATGTCCATTCTTCCTTATTCCTCCTTAGTTGGTTTTGTACAACCATCACTGAATATAATAAACTTGATTCTCCTTCTCACTCACAATTCATGCCATTTGGACATCACACACTTGTTTGGTGgccaaattctctctctctctctctctctctctctctctctcccctcagtCACACTCAAAGTGTGTGATGAAGAGACCCTTCATCAATCGTACTCAACATGAAgcatcaaagaatcaaaattatgaATCGAGCAGTACAATCTCTTTTTCATCGCAACGTTTTTATTCTGTTCTTTTACCCCCTTTCATCAGTATCCGAATCCTTCAAAATTGGACTCTTCCCGTCCCACACACTTCCTCGACAGATCTCTAAAAACTCAAAAACAAAAAAGCAAAAACAAGGGggaaattttgttttcttattcgttCTTCTTCTGTCTcgcctttttttgtttttgtttttttgcgtCTCCACCTGAACTCtttaaataaagaaaaccaagaaaatataacaaaaacagaaaaacaaaaacaaaaaagtgagAGAGGTAAAGCAGCCGCAACACGAGAAACGAGACCTCAACCGACTTTAATCGAAGGGAGTACGACGCGCGTGCGGTAGCTGcggcggaggaggtggtggttgTGGTGGCCCTCGCCGTCCTTCTCCAGGAACCGCCCCACCGCCGCGGCGCTGGGCCCTAGCACGTCCCTCCGCCACGGCGCTGTCGTGTCCCCCTCACCCGCGACCTTGGCCGCCACCGCGGCGGTCGCGTCCACCCGACGCAGCGGCCACCCCGTCGCCGCCAACCGCTTGATCTTCCGCACCTGTTCCTCCGCCAGCCGCCGCGTGTTCGCCTTGATGGCCGACAGCGCTGCCTCATACGCTGCCGCCGTCCGCCCGCCACGTCCCGTGAAGTATCCCTGGAACTCCGGCACCCCGATGGCCTTCCCCAGCCCCCGGTGCCGTCCCGCCTCCCACTCCTCCGCGAAATAGTGCTCCAGCTCCTTTATCATCCCCTCCCCCACCATCTCGTCCACCCGCCGATCGAGGTGTTCCGCCAGCACCGTCGCGTCCACGTGCACCCACAGGAAACAGCACCGGTAGCGCAGCCCCTCCTCGGCCTCCTGCCGGGTCAACCTAATCCGATCCGGCGCCTCAGCCGGGCAGAAAGGGTCGCGCTTGGGATCGTACGGGTCCGATAGCAGCGCGTGGATGAAGGAGTTGGACCCGCCAGCCAGCACGGGTACCCGGCGGCGGGCGGAGATGTCGCCAATGGCTCTCCCCGCCAAGGCCCGGAACCCCGCCGGGGACAGCTCCCCCGCCGCCGGATCAAGCTCCCCGAGCAAATGGTGCGCCACGCCCCGCCGCTCAGCCTCGGGTATCTTGTTGGTCGTGATGTCGAGGCCCCGGTACACCTGAATCTTATCGGAGTTGACGACCTCGCCGGAGAACATGGCGGACAGGTCGATGGACAGCTTCGACTTCCCCGTGCCGGTGGCACCCATGATGACCACCACtctctcctcctctccctttCCCTGCTCATTCCTGTCATTTCCGCCACCGTATCCATATCCGCCAAACAGGTCGTGGGGGTGGAGACGGTGGTGCTTCTGCTGTTGTCGCGGCGCGACAGTCGTCATGACGCGCTGCCTCTTCGCAGTCGCCGGCCTCTGCAGGTAAGGGAGGAGTAGAGCTCTGCTGCCACTGctggatagcagaattctcatataGGCAATACCACCAGCTCACAATGCTCCACCAAgcagaagaaaaggaggagaagcgATGCAAGAGTTGGCAGTGTCAGGTTCCAGTCAAGGACTGACACGAGAGGCGAGGTGGGGAAGGGATTAAGCTAATGATTTGATCCATTGTGCATGCTCTCTGCAGGCTGGGGACATCAAACCTGGTGCGGGCTTCCTATGCTCTGCTTCGATTCCTTTGCTTTGGACTCGCAGGGGCCATTTATATTGAGCAGGGCAGTGGTACAGGAGGACGACACCCATCCCTTTCATAGTTTAATCAGGCTGCAATCATTCCATTACACCACGCCTCCAGTTACTGTGCCCTCTTAAGGCATCACACATCTCTTCCAAGTCTTCTCCCCGTCCTGTTTAACTGCCCCTCGAAGCGGCGCACTTGGAAAGGAATAAAGACGAGCGGCAGCAGCCCAAGGAGGAGTAAGAAGAGGCGTAGTAGTGCCTTAGGATCGATGCCGCACAAGGGCTGTCTGTCCTTTAAGAGGAGCAGACGATGGACAGCACCGAAGCGACTGATAAGGATCGCCAACAAGTAGAGACCGGAGTGCTGAGACCATTTGGTCGAGCGAATCGGGTCGACGTGCATGTATCAACGCCTGTGCTCCTCTACATTGGCCCGGATTTTGTCGAACGGGTCGCGTGCCTGTGCTCCTCTCGAAGCTTGTCAATGGCAACCCCATGAAGGGATCGGTGCCTGCTTGCTTATCACGGCACGCGTGTGTGTGGCACAAACACCTGAGCCGATCCCTTTCGCCGTCCCCATCGAGGTTGACCTGCACGATGTGCCAGCCATCGAATCGCACGGGTCCGTGCGCCTCTGCACAGCGATTCCGACTCCACTTGCCTGCCGAGGCGGTCAGCATCACATGTGCTAAAGCGCAGCCGTGGCTCCATCGGGTTCCCCTCTCAGGGACGGACGGAggaagcagcagtagcagcagcagaagcTGACCAATGTTGGGATCGCGACAAGGCATCAAGCAAAATGGATTCTTTCGGGAAGTCGCTGTTCGGGCTCACGCAATCGGATCCTTATCGGGTTTATATCCGAAGCATCGAGTATAAAGATGACATTTTTTTCCCCTCTTTGATAAAATATGCAAACAAGATATAAAGTTTTCCAGAATATGCAAAAGTCATATCTTTGCAAGTTTATGTCCCACATAGCACTATCAACCTTCGCCAAATATACGCCTTCTTTATCACCCGCCGATCCATTCATGTCTTAAACGAATAATcttatcataaatactatttttttttattttatttatacagAATTCAATTATTCATGTTATCTGTTTCCTGCATCATATCGGTATCAAACTACTTCATATTACATGAAGAATCCGACGTCGACACTTATAAGGTCAGGAATCAAGGTCTCGCGGATCCTTCTAATGCACAAGTCACTATTTATCATCATCGACCTGAACATGAGGGTTTACAAGGAAttatttattttcaataaaaatatatgattttgcTCTTTCGCTATAATAGGAGGCTAACGAATAATATAAACCATTCACCAGACACTATAATTATGGAGGTATTATTAGGATGTTGTCTCATTAATGCTATAAGGTGAACTCATGAACGACTTAATGGAAAACAACACTAATAATCAATATTAATGAGGATGAGTCTCATTACTATCAAAATTGAATACTATCATTAAAAGCATGTTATGTGGTTCCATCAATATTGCATATAGTTAATGAAAAAGCAGAATATGGTTGAATAATTATGTATGTCACTGTTGATATTTAAGTTAACAACCATTGTGCTTCCTCGAATTCTTTATGCAATTCATGGCAACATAAATGAGAATCAAGCAAGATAACTTAATTTCATAGGGAATTCGATTGAGCTGATCAAGCTAACTTGCATCTTAGATTTGGATAAGCATGCAACCCTAATTGGCAATGCTTAGGTATTAAATTGAAGAGTCCATGACTATAAAATGCATAGTTGAGGTAAATCAAGTTTATCTTATGCATTAACAATATGAATGAAAGAAATAATAATGACAGGGACTGTCACACAACCCTCTTCAAATCTAACATATTAGTATCACAGCATTCATCATCAAGCATGTTGGTTGGCAACTAAAATAATGGCTACAGGCTAAGATGGCAACATAATACATACAAAAGAAAGAGTTCATTACAGGGATTATTTTTCTAGGGCTTCCACACAAGGATAGCTTTTTCATAGCTGTGATATGCGGGCCCTCACTTCATGCAGGACCTCACACAGCTCAGGCCAATGCATGCTTGCCCTTTGTCCCACTGGCCATCTTCTAGGGTTTCATTTCTTTATGCTGGGGTTAGGTTGGATCACATCACAACTTGGCATTGATAGCAGCAGCAAGTTGAAGTTATTCCTGCTTGGATACCCCTAAAAAAATGGCTACTTGTTTGGACTCAGCATGAGAGTGTGATAACTGTATTCTCTGAGAGGCCAGGAAGATGATGGAGATGTGGCCTTGTAACTCTTGGACGGGGCATCAAGCTTAGATCATGCTGCATCAGTAGTTGGTGAAGCTTGTACTTTCCAACAGCTTCAGAAGAATGTATCTGGAAGAACCATTTGTCCAGCGGCATCACAGATATGAATTCCTCTATCATCGCCTTCTGTTTGTTTACCTGTGTCTATGACATGCAATTAAGTATGATATCTCTGCAATGCACGCTTGAACTGCTGCAGACAAGAAGAATCTGTTTGCAATAATCTTAGCTTCGACAAGCGCTAATGGACATGGCTCGTCTAACCTAATCACGAATAGGACAGTAGTGCAGTTGATTGCATCGTAATGTATGTTATCTATCATGCAAGAATGCAGTTGTCTCGATGCATTAATTGTGATGAACTGATGATGTCTGCACTGAGAGTCGACGTTTTCGCActcatttctcttctttcttccatgGAGTGAACCCCAGGATTACCAGTAAGTTTTGAGTCAAAATATTTCGTGGTTTAAGAGTAAGATCGATCAAGTCGTTCTCATCTTTGCTTTCATTGTTGGTGGTCTGCAGTCTATCGTACATATAGTCGAAGAAAATGATTGCAAGAATAGTTAAGCCAATCTTGTGGGTCAACGTAACACCGTTCCAACACATCGAGGGGAAAAAGAAGCATATCCAGAATTGGATATGGGAATACTATATGCACACCTTACGAATCAAACTCAAGCTCTGATGTCATGCTCAGAGAATCGCATCAGCAAGAGACTAATCCTTAATCTACAGAGCTTTTCCTAACACCCTCGACACCAAGAGATCTAAACATCTGCACTTACCAAGATGATGTCCGGGCACAGAGAAAGGGGACGAAGAGAAGATGAGTCCGTCTTATTCCTCAAAAGCATTGCACCCTCGAGTCTCCTCTAACTAGAAAGAATGCCCGAGTGAAGGCAGAGAACAAGTCTCTTATACTGGTCTGCTACAAACAGTCAAAAAGGAAACATGAAGCATCGTGATTCGAAGGTCTCATGCTGTCATGCAGCTGAATTTAGGGTTTACAAAAGGGTTTGCGTAGATGACTGCTGTATATTCTGTGCGTTGGAGACGTCGAATTCCTTTTATCTTCATCATGTGACAAGATAGTTATTCCCCCTTGCATTGTCGTTGCCCAAATGCACTGCAGCAGTAGGAAGGCCACGAATCTACAGGAGCAGAGGGTTCTCCTCGAGGAACACATGGATTCCCTGGTGCCTCCATTTCTGGAGAACAAAGGAACCTGAGGGCGGTGGCTTCATTCTCCTCACGGCTGACGCCGGAACCCTTGAGATGGGCAATCAAGGGAGAGGGGGAGGTCAGCAAGATACCTCCTCTCTTTACGTTTTCTGCAAGTCTTATAGATACCTTGGCCACTATAACAACAGTACTAATGGCGGCTTTATCCTGTCAGTTCCATCCCGGGCTTCACTTGGGTAATCTATATATCATTCTATTAATTCCTATTAAGCCTTGGATTAGGTCTCATATTAATCATTTCTTCCATATCTTgtttgtcctctctctctctctctctctctctctctctctctcagcctcACATCTAAGTAGTACTCTCTTCCGGCACTTTCGACTTCTTCTACCTTTACCTTGCATCTATTTCACGTCTACAACACCTAAAAGTACAAGAAAATTAAGATAGAACTGTTGACGCCAAACAACATGTATAATGGAGGAGGAGAGAAGAAACACTTCAAATTGAGAATTTTTATGCTTttataagaatttttattttttagtgctTCTATTCTTTTCCTAACGATTTGTTAAAGTCTACAGTTCTCTAAAAAATTTCCAACTACATTTAGAAAAGACAAACACACATATATTTAATGTACAAGAGATGCAACCCAAAGCTTCACCTCTTTGGTCTTGCACAAAAAAATAAGACCAACTTTAATATTTcacaacccaaaaaaaaaaaagaagaaaattctgaTGATATTTATAATTGTTattcttctttattttttaaaaaggtaATTCCATAAAAAGTGATTTTGCAAAGAAAATTGCCTTTTTGTTTTTGCAAAGAAATTTGCCCATATATAAAACTGTCTTTATATTAATTAGTCGTCATTCACATACATAGCTTGAAATTGCATGCAGAATCTGTAATTAGACTACCAGCATCGAGAATGTGATGGATATGTACATATATAGTCTTGTCCGCTCTAAATCTGTGACAGTCGCATCTAATACTTACGAAGAGATGATTGATTTCATTACACCGATCGAAGCAGTGAGATCGGCTTATTATTTTGGCACAATAATGAATATAATGAAATGAACACAGACATCCTTTTGCTTGTGTCGATCCAACCCTCCTTAATCCGTTTCCTTCACAGTGTATGCGTCGGATGTTATCGTCCTCGGCAAGCCAAGACCAGGGAAGAGACGCTGTTCTCGATCAAACACAGCAACAAGCACCGTAAGCTTTCACAGGCGGAGCACGCAGTAAAGCTACCAAAGATTAGAGCATGGAGGATCATCCCACCTTGAGCCTGATCTGGGCGCGTGTCTTGCACCGTTGTTTGGGCCGGCGGGGCGGCTTCGACCCGGTCAGCCTCACGAAGTCTTCCTCGATCTCCTTCTGGCTGAGGGAGACTCTCAGcaacgcctcctcctcctcctcctctgcctcctcctcctcctcgtgtcTGCTGTCCCTGCTCCTCGGCCGGAGAACTCGCTCGGTGGGAGGCCTCTGCGGGAGTTTCCTCGAACACTTCTTCGGCCTCTTCTCTTCCTCGTCGGTCTCCTCTTCGCTGGGAGAGCATCGCTTGACGTGGCGTCTCCGGagtgatggaggaggaggaggaggaggaggaggaggtgaaagAGAAGGGACGTCGCCCATGGCGCTGGAGTTCGAAGGCTGGTGATCCACCGACGGGATCATCATCTCGTGTTCTCGGTGTCAGGACGTGGGGAGACATGAGAGCAAGAAGAAGACGAACCCAAATAGAGATCGATGGATTCACCGAATTCAATCTCTCCAAGGATTGAACAGATGCGATGTATGTGCTGCGGATTCGGGAACCTGGAAAGCTTCCTTATCGGGGTCGATCTCTTCGTACATGCTTTGTACCCACCTTCCTACCCGCGCTGTCTTTGGCGGAAGCACGGGGACCTTATCTGCCTCCACTGATCGAGAAGCACGTATGAAACGTTGTCGTGTTTCCTGGTTTCTTCGCTTCTCCCGCGCGCTCTCCTTTTGGGTTCCGGTGCCCTTCCTCCGCCCATTGCATCCTCATTTGAGCGAAAAGATTCACTGATCGATCGATTCGTATTCGCGCCGAGGAGAGATCGGGTCGTTTTCTGTGAGGATTTTGGTGTTCGATCTGTAGGAGAATAGGGAAGGGAATTAGGGTTTCTGTCCGGACGGTTTGGAAATTAGGGGAGAAGAGCAGGCGATGGCGAAAGAAAGATCGGGCGGCGGGGAAGACGGAAGCGCAGTGTCTCAAGACCCGATATCAAATCGGCCGCACCGACCCAAAGCTCTCTCAGGTAGGCCTTCGATTCTTTCTCTTCCCAATGTTCTCTTGTTATATTTTGGATTAGGGTTTCGTTCTTCTCCCATTGCAAATGCAACATAAATAGTGCGGTCTCGTAGATAGAATCATGAGAGTACAAAAAGGTGAATTCTTGCACAGACACACCTTTTGCATTCAAAGCTAGTAGGAAATGTGTTCTtctttaagaagaagaagaagaagaatatatatatatatatatatatatatatatatatatatatatatatatatatatatatatatatatatatatatatatatatatatatatataatttcaaactcCTATTACAGGTTACGGTGGCATCCTCTGTCCAAATCTGGTTATATTTGGATCTTTTGACAAAGGAAGCAAAGTCAATGAGCACACCGATTGACTTCTCTAAATACATGTCTTCTTCAACTCACAACAAAGTTAGTAGAACAAAAATCTTACGAAGAGGGTTGAGGAGGAGCGGAAGGGGGGTTAACCCCTCCTTGTTCAAAACCATTATAATCCATTTGACATCAGATTCGATAAGTAGTTTATTTACACCGAGATGGAAGTATTTTACTAAGATATAGCTTTCGGAATGCAATTGAAGACGATGTTTTGGCTTCTTAGCTACCAAACTTGATTGTCTTTCACaattggaattggaattggaATCCTTTTGTTTACCTTCTTATTTGATGTTTGATAGGTATGAATTGACCTCTTGCATCAACAAAACATATCGAGTTTTGTCCATAAGTGCACTTCCTTTGATTGTAGGTTTAAGTATCGAACTCAGAGTTGGTACTTTTGAATGTCATGTATGGTCTCTTTGTTTCTATTTTTCTCGTACGGTGTCGTTATGatcctataaatatctctcatcATCATCTATCCCAGTAGCCTCTATCATACCACGAGGCATCGCCATTGTGTCTCGCCAATCGTTGAGCCCtctccatgcatcatcattatcgACCTTAACAAAGGAGAAGGTGGTGGTTATAGTGGGGCTTCTCAGTCGTAGTGTAAACAACGGAGGAGAGTTGTACTCTGCCAGCCTAAGTGATGTGGAGAGTAGGTTGTTATTCTCATCGTCACCAACCTCTCATGATGTGTTTTGCTCCCATGAACAAGTGGCAACGAGGGACAGAACCATGTAATAGAAATAGGGTGAAAGTGATAGACGAAAGTGATGGAAAGCGACTGAGTGAACGTCAATGCATGGGCGTTCGATGCCTAGTGTGTGGAGATCGAGAGTGAGCAAACAACGATGGAacccatgaagaagaagaagcatgtcACCATCCACCTTAGCCAGTTCATAGCCAATTGGGTGAAGGCATGCATGTCAAGACGATGGGTCCTTGCGACGGGATGGATCCAGTCATGACAAGATAAAAGATGAAAATAGAAGATATGAGATACCATATGGGAAAGATGAAAAAGACTAATTGGTGTTTTGTCTctcataaattatttaaaattcctATTTGGTGTTTTGTCTCTCATTTTCCTTAAACAGTATAACAATATTATTGCAATAAGGTTAAATTTAATAGGAGAGACTAATTGCTGACTGAACAAACTGCACCATGAAAGGGATCTATCTATTCACGACCTGCCTCTTGAGATGGGAGAAGCTTTAGATTAATCCACTGCTGGTGGTGTTGGATCAGATCGGATGGTAGTCAAACTCTGGAGGCTTCTTGGGCACGCATGGCCTAGTGCAGTGTCTGACCTTGGAAAAGTCA encodes:
- the LOC103994851 gene encoding adenylate isopentenyltransferase-like, with amino-acid sequence MRILLSSSGSRALLLPYLQRPATAKRQRVMTTVAPRQQQKHHRLHPHDLFGGYGYGGGNDRNEQGKGEEERVVVIMGATGTGKSKLSIDLSAMFSGEVVNSDKIQVYRGLDITTNKIPEAERRGVAHHLLGELDPAAGELSPAGFRALAGRAIGDISARRRVPVLAGGSNSFIHALLSDPYDPKRDPFCPAEAPDRIRLTRQEAEEGLRYRCCFLWVHVDATVLAEHLDRRVDEMVGEGMIKELEHYFAEEWEAGRHRGLGKAIGVPEFQGYFTGRGGRTAAAYEAALSAIKANTRRLAEEQVRKIKRLAATGWPLRRVDATAAVAAKVAGEGDTTAPWRRDVLGPSAAAVGRFLEKDGEGHHNHHLLRRSYRTRVVLPSIKVG
- the LOC108953011 gene encoding uncharacterized protein LOC108953011 codes for the protein MMIPSVDHQPSNSSAMGDVPSLSPPPPPPPPPPSLRRRHVKRCSPSEEETDEEEKRPKKCSRKLPQRPPTERVLRPRSRDSRHEEEEEAEEEEEEALLRVSLSQKEIEEDFVRLTGSKPPRRPKQRCKTRAQIRLKVG